Part of the Bradyrhizobium sp. AZCC 1721 genome, CTCTCGCCGCCGGGCGCAGGCTCGTCGACGGCACCAAACCAATGGCTGCCGATCGGCCGGCTTGCGAGGAACGCCGCGCGGTTCATGCCCTGCCATTCGCCGAGATGCTGCTCGGCGAACTCGTGCACGTGCGGCATCTCCATCGGCTTGGGAAAGCCGGCTTCCCAGATCGCATGTGCGGTCTGATGCGTGCGCTTCAGATTGCTCGCATACCAGACCGCGTTGCGCGGCAGGATTTTTCCGACCGCCTCGAACACGATGCGATCACTGCAGTCGCAGCCGAGATCCTCCTGCCCGTAGATGCAGCCGTTATCTTCGCGAACCGGCGCGTGGCGTACCCACCACCAGCGCGTTACAACCATTCGCGGTTTGTCTGCATTGGACATCGCCAAGACCCTTCAATACTGTTCGCTGTCGCTGTACGTCAGAGCACGCATCGTCTCAAGTCACTCTGACGTTTGAAATCTTGTTTGAATTCCGCGAGGCGGCACACGCCGACACGCATAACACTACAGGGAGAAGCTCATGGGCCGCCTCGAAGGCAAATCCGTCATCATCACAGGTGCCGGAAGCGGCATCGGACGCGCAGCATCGGTGCTGTTTTCCAAGGAAGGGGCGAAGCTCGTCATCGTCGACCGGACCGAGGGCGTAAAGGAAACCGCCAAGCTCGTCAGCGATGCCGGTGGCACCGTCGAGGCCGTGATGGCGGATGCCGGTTCGGAAGCCGATGTGAAGGCGTTCATCGACAAGGCGGTTTCGAAATACGGCCGGCTCGATGCGATCTGGGCCAATGCCGGTGTCAGCGGCGGGCTGGTGCCGCTGGCCGAGCAGACCGTCGAACACTGGCAGGAAGTTTTGCGCATCAATCTGATCGGGCCATTTCTCGCGATCAAGCATTCGATGCCACACATGATCAGGCAGCAGTCCGGCTCGATCGTCTGCACCGCTTCCGTTGCAGGGCTTAAAGCCGGCGCCAGCGGTCATCCCTATGGCGCGAGCAAGGCCGGCGTCATCAGCCTGGTGCAGACCACGGCCTATTCGCTGTCCGGCACCGGCGTGCGCATCAACGCGGTCTGCCCCGGCCTGATCGAGACCGGCATGACCAAGCCGGTATTCGACCGCGCCAAGGAGCGCGGCACTTCCGACAAGATCGGCCAGCTCAATCCCCTGAAGCGCGCCGGCCAGCCGCACGAGCTCGCCGCGATGGGCCTGTTCCTCGCCAGCGACGAGGCTTCCTACGTCAACGGCCAGGCGATCCCGGTCGACGGCGGCCTCACCGCGTCGATGCCGTATACGGGGAAGCCAGTCTGATGTTTGTCGCATCATGATCACAACCCGTCCGGCGGCAGGCCCGATGACTCTGCCGCCAGCGCGCGGTGGCGGATGCGCTCGCGGTAGAAGGCGTAGAGGCCTGACAACACGATGATCGAGGCGCCCAGCACCATCATGGCATCGGGTACATCGCCGAACGCGAGGTAGCCGAGCAGCATCGCCCATAGCAGCGCGGAATAGCGGAACGGCGCCACCGCCGAGATGTCGCCCGAGCGCAGCGCCGAAATGATGCATTGATAGCCGATCAGCAGCAGCACCGCGGCCAGCGCCTGCAGGCCAAGGGCGCTCGCCGATGGCGGCGTCCAGCCGCCGAGCGGAACGAGGATAGCCCCGCCGGCCGCCGTGACGGTCACGGTGGTCAACAAGGTGATGAACAGCGAGGGAATCTTCGCCGGAATTTTCCGCGTTGCGAGGTCCCGCAGTGCGCAGAACGCCACCGACACCAGCGCGAACAGCGAGTACTCGCTGAAGCCTGCCAACCCCGGCCGCACGATGATGAGCACGCCGACGAAGCCTGCGACAATCGCCGACCAGCGCCGCCAGCCGACCGGCTCGCCAAATATCACTGCGGCGCCGAGCGTGATCGCCAGCGGCAGCGCCTGGAAGATCGCCGAGGTGTTGGCGAGCGGCAGATGCACGAGCGCTGCCATGAACGAGATCGTGCCGCCGATCTCGCCGATCACCCTGAGCGCCACCGGTTTTTGCACCAGCGTGCGCAGCGGACGCAACGCACCCTGATGCCAGGCGAACGCTGCGACCAGCACGATCGCGAACAGCCCGCGCACCAGCATCACCTGGCCGAAGTTCATCTCTGACGACACCGCCTTGGTGATGGAGTCGTTCATGGTGAACGCCGCCATGGACACCGCCATGAGCAGGCTGCCGCGGATATTCGGAGAGAGTGCCAATTCCGTTAGGTCGCGCCGGCCTTCTGAGCGTATTCCCAGGAAGACTTCGACAGCGGCACGGTGCGCGCCGCCGACTCCAGCGCCTTGGCGTTCGCAGCGGTGCCATCGCGAATACGTCCGGCGATACCCTGCGTAATGCCGGCGAGGCGGAACATGTTGTAGGCGAAATACCAGTTGAGATCGGGCACTTCCATGCCGGTGACGTTGCAGTAGATCTGCGCCGCCTCCTCCACGCTCGGAATGTTCAGCGCCTTGAGATCGGCTTTTTCCAAGCCCGGCATGGTCCACTGCATCAACAGATAGGTGAAGTCGGCCATGGGATCGCCGAGCGTCGACAGCTCCCAGTCCAGCACCGCCTGCACCCGCGGTTCCGTCGCGTGGAAAATCATGTTGTCGAGGCGGTAGTCGCCGTGAACGATCGAGACGCGCTTCTGTTCAGGTACAGTTCGCGGCAGCCATTCGGCTACTTTTTCGAATTCCGGAATGTGCTGGGTTTCCGAGGCGCGGTATTGCTTGGTCCAGCGGTCGATCTGGCGCGCGAAATAATTGCCCGGCTTGCCGAAATCGCCAAGCCCGATCGCTTCCGGATTGAAGACGTGGAGCTTCGCCAGCGTCTCGATCTTGCTGGTGAAGATCTTGCGCCGGTCGTCCGGCGTCTGGCTCGGCAGTGTCGGGTCCCAAAATACCCGGCCGTCTTCCATCGACATGATGTAGAAGGCGGCCCCGATCACGGCATCGTCGGTGCACAGCGCGTAGGCCTTCGCGACCGGAAAGCCCTGCTTGCCGAGCGCTGCAATGACGCGGAACTCGCGGTCGACCGCATGCGCTGACGGCAGCAATTTGCCGAACGGTTTTCGGCGCATCACGTAGGATCGGGCCGGCGTTTCGAGCTTGTAGGTCGGGTTGGACTGGCCGCCCTTGAACTGCAGGACCTTTAGCGGCCCCTGGTAGCCCTCGACATGCTCGCGCATCCAGCCGTCGAGGCTCGCCTCGTTGATGCGATGGCGCTCCTCGACTTCCTTGGTGCCCGAGAACTCTTCGTCTTTCCTGACGCCGTCCGCCACGATGACGCTCCCTTGGATTCTTCTTGGACTTTGGGGAGCGCCATCGATGGCCTCCCGTTAGTGCGTAGCGTTTGCATACTTCCGAAGTTCAAGTCTGGCAATGGCGCGGTTATGCACCTCGTCCGGACCGTCCGCCAGCCGCAGCGTGCGCACATGCGCGTAGTCCACCGCCAGTCCGGCGTCATCGGAGACGCCGCCGCCGCCGAACGCCTGGATCGCGTTGTCGATGATCTTCAACGCCATGTTCGGCGCCGCCACCTTGATCATGGCGATCTCGAGTTGCGCGGTCTTGTTGCCCACCTTGTCCATCATGTCGGCAGCCTTGAGGCACAGCAAGCGGTTCATCTCGATGTCGATGCGGGCTTCCGCGATGCGCTGCTCCCAGACCGAATGCTCGATGATCTTCTTGCCGAATGCGGTGCGCGACGACAGCCGGCGCACCATCTTCTCCAGCGCTTCCTCAGCCTTGCCGATGGTGCGCATGCAGTGATGGATACGGCCCGGACCGAGACGGCCCTGCGCGATCTCAAAGCCCTTGCCCTCGCCGAGCAGGATGTTCTCCTTGGGAACGCGGACGTTCTCCAGCAGCACCTGGGCGTGGCCATGCGGCGCGTCGTCGAAGCCGAACACCGGCAGCATTTTTTCCACCTTGATGCCGGGCGTGTCGAGCGGAACGATAATCTGCGACTGCTGCTGGTGACGCGCCGCGTTCGGGTCGGTCTTGCCCATCAGGATCGCGACCTTGCAGCGGGGATCGCCGACGCCGGACGACCACCATTTGCGGCCGTTGATGACGTAATGATCGCCATCCTTCTCGATGCGGGTTTCGATGTTGGTGGCGTCCGAGGATGCCACCGCAGGCTCGGTCATCAGGAAGGCGGAGCGGATCTCGCCGTCCATCAACGGACGCAGCCATTTGCGCTTCTGCTCCTTGGTGGCATAGCGCATGAACACTTCCATGTTGCCGGTATCGGGCGCGGAGCAATTGAAGACTTCGGACGCCCAACTGATGCGGCCCATCTCCTCGGAGAGCGGAGCGTATTCCAGATTGGTCAATCCTGCGCCACGGAATTCATCGTCCTCATGCGAGGACGGCGGCATGAACATGTTCCAGAGGCCTTCGGCGCGCGCCTTCTTTTTCAGATCTTCCAGGATCGGGATCACCTTCCAGCGCTCACCCTGCGCGTCCTGTTGCTTATAGATCGGCACCGCGGGGCGGACATGCGTGTTCATGAACGCGCGCACGCGGTTCAGCCATTCCTTTTGCTTGTCTGACATATCGAAATTCATGGGACGCTCCTCGGCTCTCGGCTTCTGAAAATCGCGTTTGGCCGCACTGTCTGCCCGCCACTCACGGCCGGCAAGCCGTTTTGCGAACCTGACAGTCCGGTCGGCTGGAGATGCGACACGTTCGCAAACGTTGTTGACATTTCCACCTCTTCAAACGATAGTTTCATACAACTGTTTGAATTGCAACTCCCCAAACGGGGGCCAGATATGTCGAGCGATCGGACCCGGTCTGCCATCCTTGCCGCCGCGGAAAAGCTTTACGCCGATCGCGGCTTCGGCGACGTGACGCTGCGCGACATCGTCGCGGAAGCCAACGTCAATCTCGCCGCGGTGAATTATCATTTCGGTTCCAAGGACGAACTGATCGCGGAACTGTTCGTCACCCGCAGCCTCGCCACCAACCGCGAGCGGCTCAACGAGTTGAAGCTTGCGGAGGAAAAAGGCGGTGGCCGCGCGCCGATCGACGCCATCTTCCGCGCGCTGGTGGGCCCTCCCCTGCGCGGCTGCCTCGGGCCCGACCGCGAAGGCTCGACCGCGGCGCGCTTCATGATCCGCGCCTCGATTGAATCGGTGCCGCCGATCCGCCGCATCAAGAACCGCGAGGTCGACCATCTGCGAAAATTCATCGCCGCGATGCGCCGCTCGCTCCCCGGCTGCGACGACGCCGAGCTCTATTGGGGACTGCATTTCGCGCTGGCAATGTCGCATCATACCATCCGGGAAAAAGAACGGCTGTCCAGATTGTCGGAAGGACAATGCGACCTCAACGACGTCGATGCCATCATCGACCGCGTCGTTTCGGTCTCCGTGATGGCACTGACCGGCGGCGAGGCGCCAGCGAAAAAAGCGGCGGCGCGACCCGTGGTGCCGCACGGGAGACTGACCCGGCAAGACCTGTGAGTTGGACTCGTCAACGCGCAGCTATATCTCTTTCAAGGGGCAGTTCTGGAGAGTTCCGCAAGCCTTTGTCGGCGAGCGTCTCGCCATTCGACCGCTCGATCGCGACGGCAACAACGGTATCTTCTTTGCCAGCTGGCAAGTCGCATCGATCGACTTGACCAATGGCCAACCTGTCAGTGATGTGTCCGAACAGGTGTCAGCCATGTCTCCGGACTAAACACTTCGCGGACGATGACAACGGAATATGAGGCGACATGCTCGCGACGTACTTACGCGGGCGGCGAATCAGTTCGCCGTCGGTAGCTCCGGTCGTGCGGGATATCCAACCCACGCCAATGCGCGCGAGGTGAAGCTAGCGCACCTCGAATGGCTCGGAACGCTCGGGCTCGCTCGGCAGTTGTAGCGTTGAGGCAAGTGGACGCCTCACTACTGGCGAAGATCACCGAGAGGAATGCCGATGCCAACCCAGCCAACTATCGCCCGCATCTGGCGCGGCCGGACGCGGCCCGAAATTGCGGATAGCTACGAAGCCTATATCAAAGCCGAAGGAATTCCGCCGCTGGAGAAGACCGCCCTTGGCGTCCAGCTATTCCGGGAGGATCGTGAACATGAGAGCTGGTTCACGACCATCTCCTATTGGCCGAACCTCGAGTCGATGACCGCCTTCACCAAGGGCAAGCCGACGAGGGTGCACCATCTCGACCGCGATCCTGAGTTCTTGATCGAACTCCCCGAGTTCATCCAGATTCACCGGATCCTGGTCGACCGGCAGGGCCTGCGTTGATTGGAACGCCCTACATCACGGCGACACAATCAATCTCGATATCGAACGGTGCGAACCATTCGGGAACGCAAACGAAGATGCGCGCCGGGTGATCTTCCGGGAAGTAGCGCGCGTAGATCGCGTTGACCGTGGCGAAATGCGCTACCGAGGTGCAGTAGACGTTGCACTTCATGACATTTTGCAACGATGTGCCCGCGATCTCCAGGCACAGCTTCAATTGCTGAAGGACGAGTTCGGTCTGGCGTTCGATCGGGCCAGCGAA contains:
- a CDS encoding histidine phosphatase family protein; the encoded protein is MSNADKPRMVVTRWWWVRHAPVREDNGCIYGQEDLGCDCSDRIVFEAVGKILPRNAVWYASNLKRTHQTAHAIWEAGFPKPMEMPHVHEFAEQHLGEWQGMNRAAFLASRPIGSHWFGAVDEPAPGGESFLDLYNRVCAAIERINLEQAGKDVIVAAHGGTIRAAVALALGGLPEKGLVFDIDNCSVTRLDHLASEGHSGWRLQMVNQQPWIADASHKAMHQPAGPEVEPPSTKLA
- a CDS encoding SDR family NAD(P)-dependent oxidoreductase, whose translation is MGRLEGKSVIITGAGSGIGRAASVLFSKEGAKLVIVDRTEGVKETAKLVSDAGGTVEAVMADAGSEADVKAFIDKAVSKYGRLDAIWANAGVSGGLVPLAEQTVEHWQEVLRINLIGPFLAIKHSMPHMIRQQSGSIVCTASVAGLKAGASGHPYGASKAGVISLVQTTAYSLSGTGVRINAVCPGLIETGMTKPVFDRAKERGTSDKIGQLNPLKRAGQPHELAAMGLFLASDEASYVNGQAIPVDGGLTASMPYTGKPV
- a CDS encoding DMT family transporter, which translates into the protein MALSPNIRGSLLMAVSMAAFTMNDSITKAVSSEMNFGQVMLVRGLFAIVLVAAFAWHQGALRPLRTLVQKPVALRVIGEIGGTISFMAALVHLPLANTSAIFQALPLAITLGAAVIFGEPVGWRRWSAIVAGFVGVLIIVRPGLAGFSEYSLFALVSVAFCALRDLATRKIPAKIPSLFITLLTTVTVTAAGGAILVPLGGWTPPSASALGLQALAAVLLLIGYQCIISALRSGDISAVAPFRYSALLWAMLLGYLAFGDVPDAMMVLGASIIVLSGLYAFYRERIRHRALAAESSGLPPDGL
- a CDS encoding phosphotransferase family protein, whose product is MADGVRKDEEFSGTKEVEERHRINEASLDGWMREHVEGYQGPLKVLQFKGGQSNPTYKLETPARSYVMRRKPFGKLLPSAHAVDREFRVIAALGKQGFPVAKAYALCTDDAVIGAAFYIMSMEDGRVFWDPTLPSQTPDDRRKIFTSKIETLAKLHVFNPEAIGLGDFGKPGNYFARQIDRWTKQYRASETQHIPEFEKVAEWLPRTVPEQKRVSIVHGDYRLDNMIFHATEPRVQAVLDWELSTLGDPMADFTYLLMQWTMPGLEKADLKALNIPSVEEAAQIYCNVTGMEVPDLNWYFAYNMFRLAGITQGIAGRIRDGTAANAKALESAARTVPLSKSSWEYAQKAGAT
- a CDS encoding acyl-CoA dehydrogenase family protein, translating into MNFDMSDKQKEWLNRVRAFMNTHVRPAVPIYKQQDAQGERWKVIPILEDLKKKARAEGLWNMFMPPSSHEDDEFRGAGLTNLEYAPLSEEMGRISWASEVFNCSAPDTGNMEVFMRYATKEQKRKWLRPLMDGEIRSAFLMTEPAVASSDATNIETRIEKDGDHYVINGRKWWSSGVGDPRCKVAILMGKTDPNAARHQQQSQIIVPLDTPGIKVEKMLPVFGFDDAPHGHAQVLLENVRVPKENILLGEGKGFEIAQGRLGPGRIHHCMRTIGKAEEALEKMVRRLSSRTAFGKKIIEHSVWEQRIAEARIDIEMNRLLCLKAADMMDKVGNKTAQLEIAMIKVAAPNMALKIIDNAIQAFGGGGVSDDAGLAVDYAHVRTLRLADGPDEVHNRAIARLELRKYANATH
- a CDS encoding TetR/AcrR family transcriptional regulator, with protein sequence MSSDRTRSAILAAAEKLYADRGFGDVTLRDIVAEANVNLAAVNYHFGSKDELIAELFVTRSLATNRERLNELKLAEEKGGGRAPIDAIFRALVGPPLRGCLGPDREGSTAARFMIRASIESVPPIRRIKNREVDHLRKFIAAMRRSLPGCDDAELYWGLHFALAMSHHTIREKERLSRLSEGQCDLNDVDAIIDRVVSVSVMALTGGEAPAKKAAARPVVPHGRLTRQDL
- a CDS encoding RidA family protein — translated: MKQEVIRVEPISSWLAKRGTPVSPVTRGGGMVFVSGLPPFDPDTGELFAGPIERQTELVLQQLKLCLEIAGTSLQNVMKCNVYCTSVAHFATVNAIYARYFPEDHPARIFVCVPEWFAPFDIEIDCVAVM